Proteins encoded in a region of the bacterium genome:
- a CDS encoding carboxypeptidase-like regulatory domain-containing protein, with translation GPAPSAPPAPTQGVRGTLTYGGRPLAGATVYAYRRQSANFLGPADFASAPSGRDGSYLIDLVEGSYWLVARKRASGSDAGPLVPGDLQRIFAGNPATVAVDAFTVVDLELEEMRDLMFSRGGPRGPTATGIRGRITDASGAPVGWVFAIAYAGEDMRRVPDFTSAMTAADGRYVIYLPAGGRYRVGARAHIRDKPAPGEPFGFYEGTPDHAVAVPDGAFVDNIDIVLRPFGQAP, from the coding sequence CGGGGCCGGCGCCGTCCGCGCCCCCCGCCCCCACGCAGGGCGTGCGCGGGACGCTGACGTACGGCGGCCGGCCGCTGGCGGGGGCGACGGTCTACGCCTACCGCCGCCAGAGCGCGAATTTCCTCGGCCCCGCGGACTTCGCGAGCGCGCCGTCCGGCCGCGACGGCTCATACCTCATCGACCTCGTCGAGGGCAGCTACTGGCTCGTCGCCCGCAAGCGCGCGTCGGGGAGCGACGCGGGCCCGCTCGTCCCCGGCGACCTCCAGCGGATCTTCGCCGGCAACCCGGCGACCGTGGCCGTGGACGCCTTCACGGTCGTCGACCTGGAGCTCGAGGAGATGCGCGACCTGATGTTCTCGCGCGGCGGCCCGCGCGGCCCGACGGCGACCGGCATCCGCGGCAGGATCACGGACGCGTCCGGGGCGCCGGTCGGCTGGGTCTTCGCCATCGCCTACGCGGGCGAGGACATGCGCCGCGTCCCCGACTTCACCTCGGCGATGACCGCCGCCGACGGCCGCTACGTCATCTACCTGCCGGCGGGCGGCCGCTACCGGGTCGGCGCCCGCGCGCACATCCGCGACAAGCCCGCGCCGGGCGAGCCCTTCGGCTTCTACGAGGGGACGCCGGACCACGCCGTGGCGGTGCCCGACGGCGCCTTCGTCGACAACATCGACATCGTCCTGCGTCCGTTCGGGCAGGCGCCCTAG